The following are from one region of the Candidatus Paceibacterota bacterium genome:
- a CDS encoding glycosyltransferase family 2 protein, with protein sequence MNYLKIGTAKDLKDKKERFLFRCLEIFPGALSWGILIAAIVLSSKKPFFIAVFIISFAIFWFFRSIYFSFHLWSGYKKMAKHEKTNWIRKISAIKEWEDIYHLIVIPMYKEPLEIVKENFEAICKSDYPKEKMIVILACEEAARNEVLSTAIEIEKEFSSKFFKFMVSWHPENIPHEIQGKGANETWAAKKAKKEIIDPLKIPYGKIIFSSFDVDTCIFKKYFSCLTFHYLTAEKPTRTSFQPIPLFINNIWQAPAFSRLFSFSSTFWHTMNQERPEKLITFSSHSMSFKALVDIDFKQTNVVSDDSRIFWQCFLKYDGDYRTVPLYYPISMDANVAKSFFRTLINIYKQQRRWAYGCGDIAYFLFGFFKNKKIPFWKKISLSFEVIEGHISWATASILIFILGWLPILIGGMEFSQTVISYNLPRVMGRVLAVAMLGLISSSYLSFILLPPRPPSFGRYKYVFFLFSWVLFPPTMLFFASIPSLDAQTRWMLGKYMGFWPTEKVRKKQ encoded by the coding sequence ATGAATTATCTCAAAATAGGCACAGCCAAAGATTTGAAAGATAAAAAAGAGAGATTTCTTTTCAGATGCCTTGAAATTTTTCCGGGAGCGCTTTCCTGGGGAATTTTAATTGCCGCTATTGTTCTCTCTTCCAAAAAGCCCTTTTTTATTGCGGTCTTTATTATTTCTTTTGCTATTTTCTGGTTTTTTCGCTCTATTTATTTCTCTTTTCATCTCTGGAGCGGGTATAAAAAAATGGCAAAGCATGAAAAAACAAACTGGATAAGAAAAATATCGGCAATTAAAGAGTGGGAGGATATTTATCATCTCATAGTAATACCAATGTATAAGGAGCCTTTGGAAATTGTAAAAGAAAACTTTGAAGCCATTTGCAAGAGCGACTATCCCAAAGAAAAAATGATCGTCATTCTCGCTTGCGAAGAAGCGGCAAGAAACGAAGTTTTAAGTACGGCAATTGAGATTGAAAAAGAATTTTCTTCAAAATTTTTCAAATTTATGGTTTCTTGGCATCCTGAAAATATCCCCCATGAAATTCAAGGAAAAGGAGCCAATGAAACATGGGCTGCAAAAAAAGCAAAAAAAGAAATCATTGATCCTTTAAAAATTCCATATGGAAAAATAATATTTTCTTCTTTTGATGTTGACACTTGTATTTTTAAAAAATATTTCAGCTGTCTGACATTTCATTATTTAACGGCAGAAAAACCTACAAGGACAAGCTTTCAGCCAATCCCTCTTTTTATAAACAATATATGGCAAGCTCCGGCATTCTCAAGGCTTTTTTCTTTTTCTTCTACTTTTTGGCACACAATGAACCAGGAAAGGCCAGAAAAATTAATTACCTTTTCTTCCCATTCAATGAGCTTTAAGGCGCTTGTTGACATTGATTTTAAACAAACAAACGTAGTTTCCGACGATTCAAGGATTTTTTGGCAATGTTTTCTTAAATATGACGGAGATTATAGAACGGTTCCTCTTTATTACCCGATATCAATGGATGCCAATGTCGCAAAAAGTTTTTTCAGAACTTTGATAAACATATATAAACAGCAAAGAAGATGGGCTTACGGCTGCGGAGATATTGCCTACTTTCTTTTTGGATTCTTTAAAAACAAGAAAATACCTTTTTGGAAAAAAATATCTTTGTCTTTCGAAGTTATTGAAGGGCATATTTCTTGGGCAACGGCAAGCATTCTTATTTTTATCCTTGGATGGCTTCCTATTTTAATAGGAGGAATGGAATTTTCCCAAACGGTAATATCGTATAATCTTCCCAGAGTAATGGGGAGGGTTCTTGCGGTGGCAATGCTTGGTCTTATCAGTTCAAGTTATTTGAGCTTCATTCTTCTTCCTCCAAGACCGCCAAGTTTTGGAAGGTATAAATATGTTTTCTTTCTCTTTAGCTGGGTCCTCTTTCCTCCAACCATGCTTTTTTTCGCTTCTATTCCTTCCCTTGACGCACAAACAAGATGGATGCTTGGAAAATACATGGGTTTTTGGCCAACTGAAAAGGTTCGCAAAAAACAGTAA